A single window of Nocardia sp. NBC_01327 DNA harbors:
- a CDS encoding IS3 family transposase (programmed frameshift), producing MGSPGPRGDEPKRRRAFSAADKLAYLQAYEQAIEHGDGGGYLRREGLYSSQISEWRKQRDAGVLSGKKPGEKVGKLTAEQAEIARLTAELARANKRLVTTEAALDIMGKAHALLESLSERADFRRAAQKALTTAYMSLTDAGAGTRRAAVLTGLVRSTANRRRKAAAAPSSGVPQPVSDPVNKLSEFERRAILEKLGSAGFVDLAPLQVFAQLLDEGTYLCSVSTMYRVLGENKQVKERRRLARHPAKVCPELVATAPRQVYSWDITKLAGPVKGQYFDAYVMIDIYSRYIVGVHVHNHESGVLATELMKEIFGVHGIPQVVHADRGTSMTSKSVAALLADLEVTRSHSRPRVSNDNPFSEALFKTLKYGPEFPERFRSLTEARQFMDSFAGWYNHQHRHTGIGLHTPADVHYGLATDKAAARQAVLAQARARHPHRFGTTTAPKILDLPETVWINRPADDATQEADTTAA from the exons ATGGGTTCTCCAGGGCCGCGTGGTGACGAGCCGAAGCGGCGGCGTGCGTTCAGCGCAGCGGACAAGTTGGCGTATCTGCAGGCCTACGAGCAGGCGATCGAACACGGCGACGGTGGCGGGTATCTGCGCCGAGAAGGGCTGTATTCCTCGCAGATCAGCGAGTGGCGCAAGCAGCGCGACGCGGGGGTCCTCTCCGGTAAGAAACCGGGTGAGAAGGTCGGTAAACTGACCGCTGAGCAAGCCGAAATCGCACGTCTGACAGCGGAATTAGCGCGTGCCAACAAACGTCTCGTCACTACCGAGGCCGCCCTGGACATCATGGGAAAAGCACACGCTCTCTTGGAATCTCTCTCCGAGAGAGCGGATT TCCGACGAGCAGCGCAGAAGGCGTTGACCACCGCGTACATGTCGTTGACCGATGCCGGAGCCGGTACTCGGCGTGCGGCGGTATTGACGGGACTGGTGCGTTCCACCGCGAACCGCCGCCGTAAGGCCGCCGCGGCACCGAGTTCGGGTGTACCGCAACCGGTTTCAGATCCGGTGAACAAGCTCTCCGAGTTCGAGCGACGCGCGATCCTGGAGAAACTGGGCAGTGCCGGGTTCGTCGATCTGGCGCCGTTGCAGGTCTTCGCCCAGCTCCTGGACGAGGGCACCTACCTGTGTTCGGTGTCCACGATGTATCGGGTGTTAGGGGAAAACAAGCAGGTCAAGGAGCGGCGCCGGTTGGCGCGGCATCCGGCCAAGGTGTGTCCGGAGTTGGTCGCCACCGCACCGAGGCAGGTGTATTCGTGGGACATCACCAAGCTCGCCGGCCCGGTCAAGGGACAGTATTTCGATGCCTACGTGATGATCGACATCTACTCCCGTTACATCGTCGGGGTCCATGTTCACAATCATGAATCCGGTGTTCTGGCAACGGAATTGATGAAAGAGATCTTCGGGGTCCACGGGATTCCGCAGGTAGTGCACGCCGATCGGGGCACGTCGATGACGTCCAAATCGGTCGCCGCTCTGCTCGCCGATCTCGAGGTCACCCGCTCGCATTCACGGCCACGGGTATCCAATGACAACCCCTTTTCGGAGGCGCTGTTCAAGACTCTGAAATACGGTCCAGAGTTCCCCGAACGTTTCCGATCACTCACCGAGGCACGACAATTCATGGATTCCTTCGCCGGGTGGTACAACCACCAACACCGCCACACCGGCATCGGTTTACACACCCCCGCCGACGTTCACTACGGGCTGGCCACCGACAAGGCCGCCGCCCGCCAAGCCGTGCTCGCCCAGGCCCGCGCCCGCCACCCACACCGCTTCGGCACCACCACGGCACCGAAGATCCTTGACCTACCCGAGACCGTCTGGATCAACCGACCAGCCGACGACGCCACCCAGGAGGCCGACACGACAGCCGCTTAA
- a CDS encoding alpha/beta fold hydrolase — protein sequence MVGTTGFLDVPGARLRYEVRGDGPPLVLLHGNTGDGDVFQFVAAALAQRYTVITYDARGNSRSALTIDNPGPQPVRERADDALAIIDALTDEPPCVFGNSGGAITALDLLSRYPDRVRLVIAHEPPMFTVLPDAADHAAFFADVHATFLREGTDSAFQKFGAGTGVPAQNRSAEPTQLPPAIGEMRARMHANLPFFLGNEMLDVVGYGPDVPALATSADRLIFGIGADSRAFRPALPALEFAPTINAELVEFPGDHAGYLGSAEPFVTTLLNVLAARSITQ from the coding sequence ATGGTGGGTACGACCGGTTTTCTCGATGTGCCTGGTGCCCGTCTGCGCTACGAGGTTCGCGGCGACGGCCCGCCGCTGGTCCTGTTGCACGGCAACACGGGTGACGGCGACGTGTTCCAGTTCGTCGCCGCTGCGCTCGCGCAGCGCTACACGGTCATCACCTACGACGCGCGCGGCAACTCGCGCAGCGCACTGACCATCGACAACCCCGGCCCGCAACCGGTGCGCGAACGCGCGGACGACGCGCTCGCGATCATCGACGCGCTCACCGATGAGCCGCCGTGCGTGTTCGGCAATAGCGGCGGTGCTATCACCGCGCTCGACCTGCTCAGCCGGTATCCGGACCGGGTGCGCCTGGTCATCGCGCACGAGCCGCCGATGTTCACCGTCCTGCCCGACGCCGCCGACCACGCGGCCTTCTTCGCCGACGTCCACGCCACGTTTCTGCGCGAGGGCACCGACTCCGCGTTCCAGAAGTTCGGCGCGGGTACCGGCGTACCAGCACAGAACCGGTCGGCCGAGCCGACGCAACTGCCGCCCGCTATCGGCGAGATGCGCGCCCGCATGCACGCCAACCTGCCGTTCTTTCTTGGCAACGAAATGCTTGACGTGGTCGGCTACGGGCCGGACGTGCCCGCGCTCGCCACGTCGGCCGACCGATTGATCTTCGGCATCGGTGCGGACTCGCGTGCCTTCCGGCCCGCGCTGCCCGCCCTGGAGTTCGCGCCGACGATCAACGCTGAACTCGTCGAGTTTCCCGGTGACCACGCCGGCTACCTCGGCTCGGCCGAGCCGTTCGTGACCACACTGCTGAATGTTCTCGCGGCCCGCTCGATCACGCAGTAA
- a CDS encoding DUF7336 domain-containing protein, which produces MDVYLLRHIHHARPSDGAPIRHVDNDGDLIWDEEGGDDVKLLGAYSTEQRANERIRKARNLPGFRDEPDCFHIDRCEVDRDEWASGYFTYHY; this is translated from the coding sequence GTGGACGTCTATCTACTGCGGCACATCCATCACGCGCGCCCGTCGGACGGTGCTCCGATTCGACACGTCGATAACGATGGGGACCTCATCTGGGACGAGGAGGGGGGAGACGACGTCAAACTCTTGGGGGCCTACTCAACCGAGCAACGCGCAAACGAACGAATTCGCAAAGCGCGGAACCTCCCGGGCTTCCGAGACGAACCTGACTGTTTTCACATCGACAGATGCGAAGTCGACAGGGACGAGTGGGCCTCGGGCTACTTCACATATCACTACTAG
- a CDS encoding putative quinol monooxygenase, translating into MADTDMFSVYARISVQPGQRDIVIELINEAVRAGGETNGLISYSINASLDEPDALWVTQLWTDKAAHDTTTHSEPVKAVSQRMVSLLAAPPTGSYGLAVHTQGYGR; encoded by the coding sequence GTGGCCGATACCGACATGTTCAGCGTCTATGCACGTATCTCGGTGCAGCCGGGGCAGCGTGACATTGTCATCGAGCTGATCAACGAGGCGGTCCGGGCTGGCGGGGAGACAAACGGACTGATCTCCTACAGCATCAATGCGTCGCTCGACGAGCCAGATGCCCTGTGGGTCACGCAGCTGTGGACCGACAAGGCGGCGCACGACACAACCACCCACAGTGAGCCGGTCAAGGCTGTATCGCAGCGGATGGTTTCACTCCTGGCAGCACCCCCGACTGGTTCCTACGGTCTCGCCGTCCACACCCAGGGGTATGGCCGGTAG
- a CDS encoding TY-Chap domain-containing protein — translation MPDEPEARQRLVDILRTHRTTNVGTLILTTGEVIRADHRPMWGPSSVFEDPGDTAVCQVSTAWTVADRFREEVAAALVEIFRDGWGACPQRLRYSVSNFAGPEDALHCLSQKLTAVAPDRPTHRNAGQTPTSWDDFAERLEWAINTLPYGGILSLHGPNTDPEYTTVEFANQFRIHNVTLVGPATHRDRTQLRQQMGELGWEWEPIEGVGEEYPMWNSEPVRTWSDFRLRGLVPRTVATLRDVFDVADPRDLTFTAEAQTDDPTLAYLDAELGLTRRPR, via the coding sequence TTGCCGGACGAGCCGGAAGCTAGGCAGCGGTTGGTCGATATCCTCCGGACACATCGCACGACCAATGTCGGGACGTTGATTCTGACTACCGGGGAGGTGATTCGTGCAGATCACCGACCGATGTGGGGGCCGTCCTCGGTCTTCGAGGACCCGGGCGACACGGCGGTGTGCCAGGTCTCGACGGCGTGGACGGTTGCCGACAGGTTTCGTGAGGAGGTGGCTGCCGCTCTTGTGGAGATCTTCCGCGACGGCTGGGGCGCCTGCCCACAACGATTGCGCTACAGCGTCTCGAACTTCGCCGGACCCGAGGATGCCCTGCATTGCCTATCCCAGAAACTGACCGCGGTGGCTCCGGATCGCCCAACACACCGCAATGCTGGCCAAACCCCCACGAGCTGGGACGATTTCGCCGAACGGCTGGAATGGGCGATCAACACCTTGCCGTATGGCGGGATCCTGAGTTTGCACGGTCCCAACACCGATCCCGAATACACCACCGTCGAGTTCGCCAACCAGTTCCGCATCCACAATGTCACTCTGGTGGGACCCGCCACACACCGCGATCGCACCCAGTTGCGGCAGCAGATGGGCGAACTCGGCTGGGAATGGGAACCGATCGAAGGCGTGGGCGAGGAATACCCGATGTGGAACTCCGAACCTGTACGAACCTGGAGCGATTTCAGGCTGCGCGGACTCGTGCCACGTACGGTCGCTACCCTGCGTGACGTGTTCGACGTGGCCGACCCACGAGACCTGACCTTCACCGCAGAAGCTCAAACCGATGACCCGACCCTCGCCTACCTCGATGCGGAGCTCGGCCTGACACGCCGGCCCCGATGA
- a CDS encoding TY-Chap domain-containing protein, translated as MDRSRKDSDTASAVDAVWEWFSAALAWSLFTLPEQGIRILSTDCGYVQFLRTRTILQCEVSSNHMLGVQRISADGEALLAADGWELPGADSNWVLEIRSPGEYTIYEHTAASIVSALRDVLELSLPFELETKGWITDWWDTTDPEYRYAIRGVGLLSGFWPSDRSASELLRFVEAGWAELAESKRPGTYWRIAEGGVRYPVDR; from the coding sequence ATGGACCGGAGTCGGAAAGACAGCGATACGGCGTCCGCCGTAGATGCTGTATGGGAATGGTTTTCCGCAGCGTTGGCCTGGTCGCTGTTCACGCTGCCAGAGCAAGGCATTCGTATCTTGTCGACAGACTGCGGATATGTACAGTTCTTGCGTACTCGCACCATCTTGCAGTGCGAGGTTTCGTCCAACCACATGCTGGGCGTGCAACGGATTTCTGCCGATGGCGAGGCTCTGCTCGCCGCTGACGGCTGGGAGTTGCCCGGGGCCGACAGCAACTGGGTCCTGGAAATCCGGAGTCCTGGCGAGTACACGATCTACGAACACACTGCCGCTTCTATCGTGTCGGCCTTGCGTGACGTCCTCGAGCTGTCACTCCCTTTCGAGTTGGAGACCAAGGGATGGATCACCGACTGGTGGGACACAACCGACCCGGAATATCGATACGCGATCAGAGGTGTCGGACTGCTGTCTGGTTTCTGGCCGAGCGATCGCTCCGCTTCCGAGCTCCTTCGATTCGTCGAGGCAGGATGGGCGGAGCTGGCTGAGAGTAAACGACCTGGGACGTACTGGCGTATCGCCGAGGGCGGTGTGCGGTACCCGGTTGATCGCTAG
- a CDS encoding YxiG-like protein: MIFRERAVAGSISSVSGMSACRVHRCDFPIMVPQNDFVDAVEIAQALDEVFDQGIVYHGFADYMRDYDIFIYATADPRTGIKPEYLRYRFKYCVRATATTALPVEVWARSLDDRLTNYETGGDMDGYVWGVCWQELYPGAKLQLDSDEAQAWSAHLDRPFYEAKIETNGHNLSLIFADLEVEPVEAGVTPFVIPREGGPDFKFPIP, from the coding sequence TTGATCTTCCGCGAGCGCGCGGTGGCCGGTTCGATCAGCTCGGTCAGCGGCATGAGCGCGTGTCGAGTGCATCGTTGCGACTTCCCGATCATGGTGCCGCAGAATGACTTCGTGGACGCTGTAGAGATCGCTCAGGCCCTGGATGAGGTATTCGATCAGGGCATCGTGTACCACGGCTTCGCTGACTACATGCGTGACTACGACATCTTCATCTACGCGACTGCTGATCCCCGGACCGGTATCAAGCCGGAGTATCTGCGGTACCGCTTCAAATACTGTGTTCGTGCCACAGCGACGACAGCATTGCCAGTTGAGGTCTGGGCGCGCTCACTCGACGATCGACTCACAAACTATGAAACTGGTGGTGACATGGACGGGTACGTCTGGGGAGTCTGCTGGCAAGAGCTGTATCCGGGCGCGAAACTCCAACTCGATTCTGACGAGGCCCAGGCCTGGTCGGCGCACCTCGACCGCCCCTTCTACGAGGCGAAGATCGAGACCAACGGTCACAATCTTTCGCTGATCTTTGCCGACCTCGAGGTCGAGCCCGTCGAGGCGGGAGTGACACCGTTCGTGATACCGCGTGAAGGTGGTCCGGATTTCAAGTTCCCAATTCCGTAG
- a CDS encoding transposase — protein sequence MPPRKRRSFTTEYKVEAAHRVIDTGRTIAEVARELGVGEPVLGGWVKDERRRLAAAEVHGEAPLSPAERAELLALRRRVSEQDKDIAFLKKASAYFAAMQQNRPGSS from the coding sequence ATGCCTCCTCGCAAGCGTCGGTCGTTCACGACCGAGTACAAAGTCGAGGCCGCGCACCGGGTAATCGACACCGGGCGCACGATCGCCGAAGTCGCCCGCGAGCTCGGAGTGGGTGAGCCAGTGCTGGGCGGCTGGGTCAAAGACGAACGCCGCCGCCTGGCGGCCGCCGAGGTCCATGGCGAGGCGCCGTTGAGCCCTGCTGAGCGAGCCGAGTTGCTCGCTTTGCGCAGGCGAGTCTCGGAGCAGGACAAGGACATTGCGTTCCTGAAAAAAGCTTCGGCGTACTTCGCGGCGATGCAGCAGAACCGGCCCGGTTCGAGCTGA
- a CDS encoding IS3 family transposase, giving the protein MAAECAAPQITGARTDITRMARLLSVSTSGFYAWCQRAAATVLTDRQQRRADLTVKIQVVHTDSDGTYGAPRITAELREQGDRVSEKTVAAIMAEIGLAGISPRTFKIRTTITDPAASFPPDLVDRDFDRGRLDAVWTSDITYLTCGEGDMYLCAIRDEHSRKVLGWTVAEHMRTEMVTDAVELAVATRGGSCAGTILHSDRGAQYTAGAMAAVCSRHGLRRSMGATGICWDNAGAESLWSTFKHEYYYRHTFTTKSELVAAVDKWMNRYNTRRRHSAIGMLSPDRYERSLHAADSSAA; this is encoded by the coding sequence ATGGCCGCGGAGTGCGCCGCCCCGCAGATCACCGGCGCTCGGACCGATATCACCCGCATGGCACGCCTGTTGAGCGTATCGACCTCGGGTTTCTATGCCTGGTGCCAACGCGCGGCGGCCACCGTCCTGACTGATCGGCAGCAACGCCGCGCTGATCTGACGGTGAAAATCCAAGTCGTTCACACCGATTCCGACGGCACCTATGGTGCGCCGCGCATCACCGCTGAGCTGCGTGAGCAGGGTGATCGGGTGTCGGAGAAGACGGTCGCGGCGATCATGGCCGAGATCGGATTGGCCGGGATCAGCCCGCGCACCTTCAAAATCCGCACCACCATCACCGATCCCGCCGCGTCGTTCCCGCCGGATCTGGTGGATCGCGACTTCGACCGGGGCCGCCTCGATGCGGTGTGGACCTCGGATATCACGTATCTGACCTGCGGTGAAGGCGACATGTACTTGTGCGCGATCCGCGATGAGCACTCCAGAAAGGTGCTCGGCTGGACAGTGGCCGAGCACATGCGCACCGAAATGGTCACCGACGCTGTCGAATTGGCTGTCGCCACTCGCGGCGGTTCGTGTGCGGGCACGATTCTTCACTCGGACAGGGGCGCCCAATACACGGCGGGCGCCATGGCCGCCGTTTGCTCGCGTCACGGGCTGCGCAGGTCGATGGGTGCGACCGGAATATGCTGGGACAACGCCGGCGCGGAGAGCCTGTGGTCGACGTTCAAGCACGAGTACTACTACCGGCACACTTTCACCACGAAGTCGGAACTCGTTGCTGCAGTTGACAAATGGATGAATCGGTACAACACTCGGCGACGCCATTCCGCGATCGGAATGCTCAGCCCCGACCGCTATGAGCGGTCACTCCACGCGGCCGATTCCTCGGCCGCATAG
- a CDS encoding glycoside hydrolase family 3 C-terminal domain-containing protein, whose amino-acid sequence MSRHPNFIPPITEQRGAEYAPIIESLLAALDLEDKTVLLSGQDLWSLPALPKIGLRSLVMSDGPVGVRGVGWGADDPSLTLPSPTALAATWDPELAHRAGQVLAQEAHRKGVHVLLAPTVNLHRSPLGGRHFEAYSEDPLLTARIGAGYVNGVQEQGVAATIKHFVANDAETQRFTVNNQVGPRALRELYLAPFEEIIATARPWALMSAYNSVNGTTMTEHHHLQVQVLRREWGYDGAVVSDWLAARDTVRAIEGGLDIAMPGPLTIFGPALAAAVRAGEVAESTVDDAVRRVLLLAARLGLLADVAPAVPESARPVPPDGIATAHEIAARAMVLLRNQDRVLPLDPEAVGSIALIGRAARDARVLGGGSATVFPARIVSPLEGLWAALPTNVALTYAVGADPNEGFDLAATGFDLHAVLRAEDGAVLAEQPLTLARVRWTDTALPAEADFHALASVEFTGTFTPQETGPHVFGIGGLGRFRLTVGDRVLFDGMQETPEHADPFEALTAPPTPHGSAELEAGRPVTISLLNATPKAALGPIQGVSFTLAVQEPRLDDDTLIAEAVTAAAAAEVAVVVVATTTAQESEGSDRENLRLPGRQDELIARVAAANPRTVVVVNSGSPVEMPWREEVSAILVSWFPGQEGGAALADVLLGRAEPGGRLPTTWPVRLADAPVSLVTPTDGVLPYDEGIFIGYPAWQRLDVRPAYPFGHGLGYTDWHYENIVATAREVRVTLRNSGSRPGREIVQIYAGPVDADDSRPACRLAGFATATADPGETVEVDIPLAERIFQIWDETRGRWSTRPGPYLIRAGHSSTDPGLSTTVRVTATDQEEVTSAHP is encoded by the coding sequence ATGTCCAGACATCCAAATTTCATCCCACCCATCACCGAACAGCGGGGCGCGGAATACGCACCGATCATCGAATCACTGCTTGCCGCATTGGATCTGGAGGACAAGACGGTATTGCTGTCGGGACAGGATCTGTGGTCCCTGCCCGCTCTGCCGAAGATCGGGCTGCGGTCACTGGTCATGTCGGACGGTCCGGTCGGGGTGCGCGGTGTCGGCTGGGGTGCGGACGATCCCTCGCTGACCCTGCCGAGCCCTACCGCTCTGGCCGCCACCTGGGATCCCGAACTCGCGCACCGGGCCGGGCAGGTGCTGGCGCAGGAGGCGCACCGCAAGGGCGTGCACGTCCTGCTCGCACCGACCGTCAATCTGCACCGATCGCCCCTGGGCGGCAGGCATTTCGAGGCCTACTCCGAAGATCCGCTGCTGACCGCGCGGATCGGCGCCGGGTATGTGAACGGGGTGCAGGAGCAGGGGGTCGCCGCCACCATCAAGCATTTTGTCGCCAATGACGCTGAGACGCAGCGGTTCACAGTGAACAACCAGGTCGGGCCGCGCGCACTGCGGGAGTTGTATCTCGCGCCGTTCGAGGAGATCATCGCCACCGCCCGGCCGTGGGCGCTGATGTCGGCGTACAACTCGGTCAACGGCACCACCATGACCGAGCATCACCACCTACAGGTCCAGGTGCTGCGACGGGAATGGGGATACGACGGTGCGGTCGTCTCGGACTGGCTCGCCGCCCGCGATACCGTGCGCGCCATCGAGGGTGGGCTCGATATCGCCATGCCGGGTCCGCTCACGATCTTCGGGCCGGCACTGGCTGCCGCGGTGCGGGCGGGTGAGGTCGCCGAATCGACCGTCGACGATGCCGTGCGACGAGTGCTGCTGCTGGCGGCTCGCCTGGGACTGCTCGCCGATGTCGCGCCGGCGGTGCCCGAGTCGGCGCGACCGGTTCCGCCCGATGGAATCGCGACGGCGCACGAGATCGCCGCGCGCGCAATGGTATTGCTTCGCAACCAGGACCGGGTGCTGCCGCTGGATCCGGAGGCCGTCGGCAGTATCGCCCTGATCGGGCGGGCGGCACGTGATGCGCGGGTGCTGGGCGGCGGCTCCGCCACCGTCTTCCCCGCCCGTATCGTGTCCCCATTGGAGGGGCTGTGGGCCGCCCTGCCCACAAATGTGGCACTCACCTATGCCGTCGGGGCGGATCCCAACGAGGGATTCGACTTGGCGGCAACAGGTTTCGATCTGCACGCGGTCCTGCGTGCGGAGGACGGCGCGGTGCTCGCCGAGCAACCGCTGACGCTCGCACGGGTGCGGTGGACCGATACCGCCCTGCCCGCAGAGGCGGACTTCCATGCCCTGGCCTCGGTGGAATTCACCGGCACCTTCACCCCGCAGGAGACCGGGCCGCACGTGTTCGGCATCGGCGGCCTCGGCCGCTTCCGGCTCACGGTCGGCGACCGGGTGCTCTTCGACGGCATGCAGGAAACCCCCGAGCACGCCGATCCTTTCGAGGCGCTGACCGCTCCGCCGACCCCGCACGGCTCGGCGGAGCTGGAGGCTGGTCGCCCGGTCACGATCAGCCTGCTCAATGCCACGCCCAAAGCGGCGCTCGGACCGATCCAGGGGGTGAGTTTCACGCTGGCCGTTCAGGAACCGCGGCTCGACGACGACACCCTGATCGCCGAGGCGGTAACGGCCGCGGCCGCCGCCGAGGTGGCCGTGGTGGTGGTCGCTACCACGACCGCGCAGGAGAGTGAGGGTTCCGACCGGGAGAATCTGCGATTGCCCGGCCGTCAGGACGAGCTGATCGCGCGGGTCGCCGCCGCGAATCCACGCACCGTGGTCGTGGTGAACTCCGGGTCGCCGGTCGAAATGCCTTGGCGTGAAGAAGTATCCGCGATCCTGGTCAGCTGGTTCCCTGGACAGGAGGGCGGCGCCGCACTCGCCGATGTCCTACTCGGACGCGCAGAGCCCGGCGGCCGGCTGCCCACCACCTGGCCCGTTCGCCTGGCAGACGCACCGGTATCCCTGGTCACCCCCACCGACGGTGTATTGCCTTACGACGAAGGCATTTTCATCGGATATCCCGCCTGGCAGCGCCTCGACGTGCGGCCGGCGTACCCGTTCGGGCACGGCCTCGGCTATACCGATTGGCACTACGAGAACATCGTGGCGACAGCGCGCGAGGTTCGGGTCACCCTCCGCAACAGCGGCTCCCGCCCCGGGCGCGAAATCGTCCAGATCTATGCCGGGCCGGTCGACGCCGACGATTCGCGTCCGGCGTGCCGGCTGGCGGGATTCGCCACGGCCACTGCCGACCCCGGCGAGACCGTGGAGGTCGACATCCCGCTGGCCGAGCGAATTTTCCAGATATGGGACGAGACGCGGGGCCGATGGTCCACGCGTCCAGGCCCATACCTGATCCGCGCCGGGCACAGCAGTACCGATCCAGGCCTGTCCACCACCGTTCGCGTCACCGCGACCGATCAGGAGGAGGTGACATCGGCCCACCCCTGA
- a CDS encoding MFS transporter has protein sequence MSAATAQGPPIGTNPGQDSSLGSALAPSTPDSARPGVAPGGAARSWRQLALLSGLISMDNSEGAVVSTLFPAIRAALDLKLSALGILVAVSKVIGMIFGPIWVAVANRLGRKQVLVIFCGLWGIWSVAAGFAQNFAQLLILYAIGAVGFAAGGPLVNGLLADMFPEHQRGRAAGWLYAGFAVLGAVIGPLLGQLSRIPEGWRYGFFACGVITVLFGLLVWRYFVDPGVGASDAAPPLGKSTPGRAQLTAAFGSHTLRLMMVQRLTATQLAFLSFGTVYLVSVRDFSTAQAALVAPFAMLTYVLGTVAGGYAGDRAGQRFPGAGRLAVWQAAVLGWAGAAALASQVAWPGLWHYAVVFSILGLLQGFGPGSTRPILMAVTRPELRSAAFALMLGAESAGWALSTLALGYFGDSVGLQAAFLWLIVAVNVGNGLFITLMYRPYHRESAALRTELAAARAAAASAAQ, from the coding sequence ATGAGTGCCGCCACCGCCCAGGGACCGCCGATCGGCACGAACCCGGGCCAGGACTCCTCTCTCGGGTCCGCGCTCGCACCGAGTACGCCGGACAGTGCGCGCCCCGGTGTGGCGCCCGGCGGTGCGGCCCGCAGCTGGCGACAGCTCGCACTGCTCAGCGGGCTGATCAGCATGGACAACAGTGAAGGCGCGGTCGTCTCCACCCTGTTCCCGGCGATCCGAGCGGCGCTGGATCTGAAGCTGTCGGCCCTGGGCATTCTGGTCGCGGTCAGCAAGGTGATCGGCATGATCTTCGGCCCGATCTGGGTCGCGGTCGCGAACCGGCTGGGCCGTAAACAGGTCCTGGTCATCTTCTGCGGACTGTGGGGAATCTGGTCTGTCGCAGCGGGATTCGCACAGAACTTCGCGCAGCTGCTGATCCTCTACGCCATCGGCGCGGTCGGCTTCGCGGCCGGCGGCCCCCTCGTCAACGGATTGCTCGCGGACATGTTCCCGGAGCATCAGCGGGGCCGCGCCGCGGGTTGGCTCTATGCCGGATTCGCGGTGCTGGGCGCGGTGATCGGCCCGCTGCTCGGCCAGTTGTCGCGGATACCGGAGGGCTGGCGCTACGGCTTCTTCGCCTGCGGAGTCATCACCGTGCTGTTCGGGCTGCTGGTTTGGCGCTATTTCGTCGATCCGGGCGTCGGCGCCAGCGATGCCGCACCGCCGCTGGGCAAGAGCACACCGGGACGGGCCCAGCTGACCGCGGCCTTCGGCAGTCACACCCTGCGGCTGATGATGGTGCAGCGCCTGACGGCCACCCAGTTGGCCTTCCTCAGTTTCGGCACCGTCTATCTGGTCAGCGTCCGCGATTTCAGCACCGCGCAGGCGGCTCTGGTAGCCCCGTTCGCCATGCTGACCTACGTCCTGGGAACTGTGGCGGGCGGATATGCCGGAGACCGTGCCGGACAACGCTTTCCCGGCGCCGGGCGCCTGGCGGTGTGGCAGGCCGCGGTGCTCGGCTGGGCGGGTGCGGCGGCGCTGGCCTCGCAGGTCGCCTGGCCGGGGCTGTGGCACTACGCCGTGGTGTTCTCGATTCTGGGTCTGCTGCAGGGCTTCGGCCCCGGCAGCACCCGCCCCATTCTGATGGCGGTGACCCGGCCCGAACTGCGCAGTGCCGCCTTCGCGCTGATGCTCGGCGCGGAGTCCGCGGGCTGGGCACTGAGCACGCTGGCGCTGGGATATTTCGGTGACTCGGTCGGCCTGCAAGCGGCATTCCTGTGGCTGATTGTCGCCGTCAATGTCGGCAACGGTCTGTTCATCACCCTCATGTACCGCCCCTATCACCGCGAATCAGCCGCACTCCGAACCGAATTGGCCGCCGCCCGCGCCGCGGCCGCATCCGCCGCCCAGTGA